A single Argentina anserina chromosome 7, drPotAnse1.1, whole genome shotgun sequence DNA region contains:
- the LOC126802800 gene encoding homeobox-leucine zipper protein HDG7 — translation MDFEGLISNSGGVGGSKAVAEIDPHNSGGAIAQPHFIPNSMQSSSALSLSVVPQNMDGHSELDLFAESFDPGIIGRLREDEFDQSRSGSEHFDAASGDDQDPADEDVHPRRKKKYHRHTPNQIQELESFFKECPHPDEKQRLDLSRRLGLETKQVKFWFQNRRTQLKTQLERHENIILRQENDKLRAENRVMKDAMSNPICQHCGGPAIPGQISFDEHQLRIENARLMEELKRYYALTGHFLGKPFSNMAAPPSLPSSTVGPELAMGINGMGGLQAGGSLRLSMGFEFGDGVGSSSPMMPLTKPAIGMPDEFQHLNDRHVYLELAGEAMDELVKMVQADTPLWMKSSDGGSETLNVELYRRFSCNTTRQTGLVTDASRDSCMVIINSLDLVETMMDANRWTDMFPTLVARASTIGVISSGPSETRNGTIQMMHAELQMLSPLVPVRPLKFLRFSKQHAEGVWAVVDVSVDIHHQDASSANCQRLPSGFVVQDMPNGYSKVTWIEHSEYNESGVHLLLQPLLRSGIGFGAQRWLATLQRECEALSFLTSHNNSNEVPRGLSLNSKKNMLRLAQRMMQSFSSGVCGSSVHQWQKLCIDNISDNVRVIVRQSLEVGEPSGLVLSAATSVWMPLSRSRLFDFLRDWQLRGQWDILVSCRPLQSMVQIDKDSEGGNCVSLFNAKGPDASTNNNMLMFQETRTDASGSIVVYAPITSTSSDIMRDVVYEGGETTYVELLPSGFAILPCFTSDHVKGEGNGSDDGGCLLTVGFQIVCDRGQPTSMITTHSVKTIIDLISSTIQKIRSALQINDGP, via the exons ATGGATTTTGAAGGTTTGATCAGTAATAGTGGAGGTGTTGGGGGTTCAAAAGCTGTGGCTGAGATTGATCCACACAACAGTGGTGGTGCCATTGCTCAGCCACACTTTATTCCCAATTCAATGCAGAGTTCCTCTGCCCTCTCTCTTTCAGTA GTGCCGCAAAACATGGATGGGCACAGTGAACTTGACCTGTTTGCTGAGAGTTTCGACCCTGGAATTATCGGGAGGCTGAGGGAAGATGAGTTTGACCAGAGCCGGTCAGGCAGTGAACACTTTGATGCGGCATCCGGTGATGATCAAGACCCCGCCGACGAAGATGTTCATCCtcggaggaagaagaaatatcATCGTCATACCCCCAACCAAATCCAAGAACTGGAATC TTTCTTTAAGGAATGCCCACATCCTGATGAAAAGCAGAGGTTGGACCTCAGCAGGAGGCTTGGCTTGGAGACTAAGCAAGTCAAGTTTTGGTTCCAGAATAGAAGAACTCAATTGAAG ACACAACTGGAGCGCCATGAGAATATAATTCTTAGGCAAGAGAATGACAAGCTCCGAGCAGAGAATCGTGTCATGAAGGATGCCATGTCGAATCCAATATGCCAGCATTGTGGTGGCCCTGCCATTCCTGGCCAAATTTCATTTGATGAGCACCAACTGAGGATTGAGAATGCTCGACTAATGGAGGAACTGAAACGCTATTATGCTTTGACGGGACATTTCTTAGGCAAGCCCTTTTCAAATATGGCCGCTCCCCCTTCTCTTCCAAGCTCAACTGTCGGTCCGGAGCTGGCAATGGGAATAAATGGGATGGGTGGTTTGCAGGCGGGAGGCAGCCTTCGGTTGTCAATGGGGTTTGAGTTCGGTGATGGGGTTGGAAGCTCTTCGCCAATGATGCCTTTAACGAAACCGGCTATTGGAATGCCAGATGAGTTTCAGCATTTGAATGATAGACATGTTTACTTAGAGCTTGCTGGAGAAGCTATGGATGAATTGGTTAAGATGGTTCAAGCAGATACCCCTTTGTGGATGAAAAGTTCAGATGGTGGAAGTGAGACATTGAACGTCGAGCTGTACAGGAGATTTTCTTGTAACACTACCAGACAAACTGGCTTGGTAACTGATGCTTCAAGGGATTCCTGTATGGTGATAATAAACAGCTTAGATCTTGTAGAGACCATGATGGATGCT AATCGATGGACAGATATGTTTCCTACTTTGGTTGCTAGAGCCTCCACCATTGGCGTGATTTCCAGTGGCCCTAGCGAAACCAGAAATGGAACTATTCAAATG ATGCATGCCGAGCTTCAAATGCTTTCGCCGTTGGTTCCGGTTCGGCCCCTGAAGTTCCTTCGTTTTTCCAAGCAGCATGCGGAGGGTGTGTGGGCTGTTGTTGATGTTTCTGTTGACATCCACCACCAAGATGCTTCCAGTGCGAACTGCCAGAGGCTTCCATCTGGATTCGTTGTGCAAGATATGCCCAATGGTTACTCCAAG GTGACATGGATAGAACATTCAGAATATAATGAGAGTGGTGTTCACCTACTATTACAACCATTACTACGTTCTGGTATTGGCTTTGGAGCACAAAGGTGGCTTGCCACTCTCCAGAGGGAATGTGAGGCCCTGTCTTTCCTCACGTCCCATAACAATTCTAATGAAGTTCCTAGAG GGTTAAGTCTgaattcaaagaaaaacatGCTGAGGTTGGCACAGCGTATGATGCAAAGCTTTTCTTCTGGGGTATGTGGCTCATCAGTGCATCAGTGGCAAAAATTGTGTATTGATAATATTAGTGACAATGTGAGGGTTATAGTGCGTCAAAGTTTGGAGGTTGGTGAGCCATCTGGCTTGGTGTTGAGTGCTGCAACATCTGTTTGGATGCCATTATCAAGATCAAGGCTGTTTGATTTCCTGCGAGATTGGCAGTTAAGGGGGCAGTGGGACATTTTGGTCAGCTGTCGTCCATTGCAATCCATGGTTCAGATTGACAAGGATAGTGAAGGTGGCAACTGTGTTTCTCTCTTTAATGCCAAG GGTCCTGATGCTAGCACCAACAATAACATGCTGATGTTCCAAGAGACCAGGACAGATGCATCAGGGTCAATAGTTGTGTATGCACCGATTACTTCAACAAGTTCAGATATCATGAGGGATGTTGTGTACGAGGGTGGAGAAACTACTTATGTAGAACTCTTACCCTCAGGATTTGCAATCCTTCCTTGCTTTACTTCTGACCATGTCAAAGGAGAAGGAAACGGCTCTGATGACGGGGGATGTCTGCTAACAGTTGGATTCCAAATTGTTTGTGATCGTGGCCAACCAACATCCATGATCACTACACACTCGGTGAAGACTATTATTGATCTCATCTCCTCCACCATTCAGAAGATCAGAAGTGCCCTTCAAATAAACGATGGCCCTTGA
- the LOC126801942 gene encoding E3 ubiquitin-protein ligase XBAT33 — translation MGNSFGCSASGERLVSAARDGDVIEAKMLLDCNPCLAKYSTFGGLNSPLHFAAAKGHNEIVTLLLENGADANSRNYCGQTALMQACRYGHWEVLQTLLLFRCNVTRADYLTGRTALHFAAVNGHVRCIRLVVADFVPSVPYEAFNSQIDSDRGNANATSKTEQSALFKFVNKVADCGITALHMAALNGYFDCVQLLLDLHANVAAVTFHYGTSMDLIGAGSSPLHYAASGGNLKCCQILLARGGSRTTLNCNGWLPVDVARMWGHHWLEPLLAPNSDTIIPAFPLSNYLSLPLMSILNVARECGFKSGTTSTDEADTCAVCLERACFVAAEGCKHELCVRCALYLCSTSNIPTEIVGPPGSIPCPFCRHGIISFVKLPGLPAKENKMPMSLGLCTPCMLHRDPYRESPTCAPEIKKNRVASVSSELLCPVTCSPFPSVAIPLCTCNDGPCPPFESRNTETQDEFPGSQVTSTNQSKVEGPRLEKTSCSSMFWSRRSCSREHQCNAEINA, via the exons ATGGGGAATTCATTCGGGTGCTCGGCCTCCGGCGAGAGGCTGGTATCGGCGGCGAGAGATGGGGATGTGATTGAAGCGAAGATGTTATTGGATTGCaacccctgccttgccaaatACTCAACCTTTGGTGGCCTCAACTCTCCTCTCCATTTCGCCGCCGCTAAAGGCCACAACGAG ATTGTTACATTGCTTCTGGAGAATGGGGCTGATGCCAATTCCAGAAATTACTGTGGCCAG ACAGCGTTGATGCAAGCCTGTCGGTACGGACATTGGGAAGTTTTGCAAACGCTCCTGCTGTTTAGGTGCAAT GTTACGAGAGCAGACTACCTTACTGGCAGAACAGCTCTTCATTTTGCTGCTGTAAATGGACATGTGAGATGTATAAGACTTGTCGTGGCGGATTTTGTTCCAAGTGTTCCTTATGAAGCTTTTAATTCTCAGATAGATAGTGACAGAGGTAATGCAAATGCGACGAGTAAAACTGAGCAAAG TGCTCTGTTCAAGTTTGTAAATAAGGTAGCAGATTGTGGCATTACGGCTCTTCATATGGCTGCATTGAATGGATATTTTGATTGCGTACAACTCCTACTTGATCTTCATGCAAATGTGGCAGCTGTGACATTTCATTATGGAACATCTATGGATTTGATAG GAGCTGGAAGTTCTCCATTGCATTATGCTGCTTCTGGGGGTAACTTAAAGTGCTGTCAG ATCCTGCTTGCAAGAGGTGGTAGCAGGACGACTTTAAATTGCAATGG GTGGCTTCCTGTTGATGTTGCAAGAATGTGGGGGCACCACTGGCTTGAACCACTGCTAGCACCCAATTCCGACACAATAATACCAGCATTTCCCCTTTCTAATTACCTATCACTGCCTCTCATGAGCATTCTGAACGTAGCAAG AGAGTGTGGATTCAAGTCTGGGACAACGTCAACTGATGAGGCCGACACTTGTGCTGTCTGCCTGGAAAGAGCATGCTTTGTTGCTGCAGAAG GATGTAAGCATGAACTCTGTGTTAGATGTGCACTCTATCTCTGCTCAACAAGCAACATCCCTACGGAAATAGTAGGCCCACCTGGGTCCATTCCATGCCCTTTTTGTAGGCATGGAATAATCTCGTTTGTAAAGTTGCCTGGTTTGCCTGCCAAGGAAAATAAAATGCCCATGTCACTGGGCCTCTGTACCCCATGCATGCTTCATCGTGACCCCTACCGTGAATCTCCAACTTGTGCGCCAGAGATAAAAAAGAACCGTGTAGCTTCAGTTTCTTCGGAACTACTCTGCCCTGTCACTTGTAGTCCATTTCCTTCTGTGGCTATTCCATTGTGCACATGCAACGATGGTCCATGCCCACCATTTGAATCCCGAAATACAGAAACTCAAGATGAATTTCCTGGTTCACAAGTGACATCAACAAACCAGAGTAAAGTGGAAGGGCCAAGACTTGAAAAAACAAGCTGTTCAAGCATGTTCTGGAGCAGAAGAAGCTGCAGCAGGGAACATCAGTGTAATGCTGAGATAAACGCTTGA